CAGCACCGGGCGCAACTTTCACGAAATCCTGCGGGTGATCGACTCGCTGCAACTCACCGACGACTACAAAGTAGCGACCCCGGCCAACTGGCAGGACGGTGATGAAGTGGTGATCGTGCCATCGCTCAAGGATGAAGATGAGATCAATAAGCGCTTTCCCAAGGGTTATCGCGCAGTCAAACCATACCTGCGCCTGACGCCGCAACCGAACCGCTAAACCATCCATTGCACGGCGTGGCTGACGCCGCTTTCGCGAGCAAGCTCGCTCCCACATTCGATCCGCTGTACCTGTGGGAGCGAGCTTGCTCGCGATGACGATCCACCAGGCACCGCAAAATCAGAATTGAAACGTATCCACATCGCAGGGGATTTTCAGGCCGTTATACGGCCTATTTTTTTGCCTGGAAATCGTACTTCTGCATAGTTCTTTAAAGAATAACCAAATGAATAAATATGATTTATGGATATATAAATCACCTGTTAAGGTCACTCCATCGAAGCGAGATCGCACACTGCGAATCGCCTGAATTGTTCAAGGAATTATCTGAATGCTGGTCGTCTCACTCGGTGGCAGCCCCAGCCAACGCTCCCGTTCCGGGGTGCTGCTGGAACGCTCGCAACGCTGGTTGCAGGAACGCGGTGTGGAAGTGGTGAGTTATCAGGTACGGGACTTCCCGGCCGAAGACTTGCTGCACGCACGCTTCGACAGCCCCAAGGTGATCGACCTGTTGCAGCAGATTGCCAACGCCGATGGCCTGCTGATCGCCACGCCGGTCTACAAAGCGTCGTTCTCTGGCGCGCTGAAAACCGTGCTCGATCTGCTGCCCGAGCGCGCGCTGGATCACAAAGTGGTGTTGCCAATGGCAACTGGCGGCAGCATCGCACACATGCTGGCGGTGGATTACGCGCTCAAACCGGTGCTGTCAGCACTGAAGGCGCAGGAAATGCTCCACGGGATTTTCGCCGTCGACAGCCAGATTGCTTACGCCGAGGGCAGTGCCCAGGCGCAACTGGCGCCGGAGCTGGAACAACGTCTGGATGAATCGCTGGAACTGTTTCTCAGCGCCATGGCGCGCCGACCGAAACCGATCGACCCGAACCTGCTCAACGAACGTTTATTAAGTGCTCGCTGGAGCATTTAAGCGGCCCTCAAGCCACCCCTGAATCTGCTCCACTCCACCTTACTCAGCCGCCAACGGCCAAGCAGGTGCAGCCAAAACCCAACAGCAAATAGGAGAGCGCCATGCGCACTGTCATTTTGCGTCGTGGTCTGGTCGCTCTGTTTGCAGCGGCTGTGACCTTCGGCGCCATTACCCAAGCACAAGCGCTTTCTTCCCATGAAGGCGTCCTGCGAATCGGCTATCAAAAGTACGGCACCCTGGTGCTGCTCAAAGCCAAAGGCACCTTGGAAAAACGCCTCGCCGCGCAAGGTGTGGACGTGCAATGGACTGAATTCCCCGGCGGCCCGCAGTTGCTCGAAGGCCTGAACGTCGGCTCGATCGACTTCGGCGTCACTGGCGAAACGCCGCCGGTATTCGCTCAGGCCGCTGGTGCCGATCTGCTCTACGTTGCCTACGAACCACCGGCGCCGCACAGCGAAGCGATCCTGGTGCCGAAGGACTCGCCGATCAAATCGGTGGCCGACCTCAAGGGCAAAAAAGTCGCCCTCAACAAAGGCTCGAACGTCCACTACCTGCTGGTGCGCGCACTCGAAGACGCCGGGCTCAAATACACCGACATCCAGACTGTCTTCCTGCCACCCGCCGATGCCCGCGCGGCGTTCGAACGCGGCAGTGTCGATGCGTGGGTGATCTGGGACCCGTACCAGGCCGCCGCCGAACAGCAACTGCAAGCGCACACCCTGCGCGATGGCCAGGGCATCGTCGACAACCATCAGTTCTACCTCGCGACCAAGCCCTACGCGCAGAAAAATCCTGAAGTGATCAAGACCCTCATCGAAGAAGTGCGCGCGGTCGGTGAATGGTCCAAAGCCAATCCTGAAGATGTGACCAAACAGGTCTCGCCGCTGCTCGGCTTGCCGGCGGACATCACCCTGACTTCGGTCAAGCGCCAGGGCTACGGCGCGCTGTTCCTGACCCCGGAAGTGGTCGCTGCGCAACAGAAAATCGCCGACAGCTTCTATCAGCTCAAGCTGATTCCCAAGCCGTTGAGCATCAAAGACGTGATCTGGACGCCACCGGCAGCCGTTGCCAAAGCGCAGTAATTCGAACCCCCAAGGAGACCACTCCATGAGCCTCAATATTTTCTGGTTCCTGCCAACCCACGGCGACGGCCATTACCTTGGCACCGCCGAAGGCGCTCGCGCCGTTGACCACGGTTACCTGCAACAAATCGCTCAAGCGGCCGATCGCCTGGGGTTTGGCGGGGTGTTGATCCCCACCGGGCGCTCCTGCGAAGACTCGTGGCTGGTCGCCGCGTCGCTGATCCCGGTGACCCAGCGCCTGAAATTCCTTGTCGCGCTGCGCCCCGGGATCATTTCCCCGACGGTCGCCGCGCGTCAGGCCGCAACCCTGGATCGGCTGTCCGGCGGGCGGGCGTTGTTCAACCTGGTCACGGGCGGTGATCCGGACGAATTGGCTGGCGATGGCTTGTTTCTCAGCCACGAAGAGCGTTATCAGGCTTCGGTGGAATTCACCCGCATCTGGCGCCGCGTGCTCGAAGGCGAAACCGTCGATTACGATGGCCAGCACATCAGCGTGAAGGGCGCCAAACTGCTCTATCCGCCGATCCAGCAACCGCGTCCGCCGCTGTACTTCGGCGGCTCGTCGGAAGCGGCGCAGGACTTGGCCGCTGAACAAGTGGAAATGGTCCTGACCTGGGGCGAACCGCCAGCGGCGGTGGCCGAGAAGATTGCACAAGTGCGGGCGAAAGCGGCGAAGCTCGGGCGCACCGTGCGCTTCGGCATTCGTCTGCATGTGATCGTCCGCGAAACCAACGCGGAAGCGTGGGCCGCAGCGGATCGACTGATCTCGCACGTGGACGACGAAACCATCGCGCGCGCCCAGGCTTCACTGTCGCGTTTCGATTCGGTCGGCCAGCAACGCATGGCCGCGCTGCACGGTGGCAGTCGCGACAATCTGGAAGTCAGCCCCAGCCTCTGGGCCGGTGTCGGCCTGGTGCGTGGCGGTGCCGGCACGGCGCTGGTGGGTGACGGTCCGACCGTCGCGGCGCGGATGAAGGAATACGCCGACCTGGGCATCGACACGTTTATTTTCTCCGGTTATCCACACCTCGAAGAGGCCTACCGGGTCGCCGAATTGCTGTTCCCGCACATCGACGTCCAGCGCCCGGAACAACCGCAAGGGGCCAACTTCGTCAGCCCGTTCGGCGAGATGGTCGCCAACGACATTCTCCCCAAAGCCGCGTCCCAGAGCTGAGGCGCCGTCATGAAGAGAATTATCCACAACCTTGCGCCGTGGGCGTTGCCGGTGTTGCTGCTGGCGGTGTGGCAGTTGTCGGTGTCGGCGGGCTGGTTGTCGACGCGGATTCTGCCGGCGCCGATTGCAGTGATCGAGGCCGGCGTCAGTCTGGTGCGCAGTGGTGAAATCTGGACGCACCTGGCCATCAGCGGCTGGCGCGCGGCCCTCGGTTTTACCATCGGCGGCAGCATCGGTCTGGTGCTCGGTTTCATCACCGGCCTGTCGAAGTGGGGCGAACGCTTGCTCGACAGTTCGGTGCAAATGGTCCGCAACGTGCCGCACCTGGCGCTGATTCCGCTGGTGATCCTGTGGTTCGGCATCGACGAGTCGGCGAAGATCTTTCTGGTGGCGCTGGGCACGTTGTTCCCGATTTACCTCAACACGTATCACGGCATCCGCAACGTCGATCCGGCGCTGGTAGAGATGGCGCGCAGTTATGGCTTGAGCGGTTTCAGCCTGTTCCGGCAGGTGATTCTGCCGGGCGCGTTGCCGTCGATTCTGGTTGGCGTGCGTTTCGCGCTGGGCTTCATGTGGCTGACGCTGATCGTCGCGGAAACCATTTCCGCGAGTTCCGGCATCGGTTATCTGGCGATGAACGCGCGCGAATTCCTGCAGACCGACGTCGTGGTTTTGGCGATTTTGCTGTACGCGGTGCTCGGCAAACTTGCCGACCTCGCCGCCCGTGGACTTGAACGTGTGTGGCTGCGCTGGCATCCGGCGTATCAAGTCGCCAAGGGAGGTGCCGCATGACTGCTCAACACACCGCTCAACACACTGCTCAACAACCCCCACGCCTGCTGCGCGGAATTCCGCTGGTGGTGCGCAAGCTGCAAAAGACTTTCGGCGCGCGGCAAGTGCTGCGCGAGATTGACCTGCACATTCCGGCCGGGCAATTCGTTGCTGTAGTCGGGCGCAGCGGCTGCGGCAAAAGTACCTTGCTGCGCTTGCTCGCCGGCCTCGACAAACCTACCGGCGGCGAACTGCTGGCCGGTTCGGCGCCGCTCAGCGAGGCCCGCGAAGACACGCGATTGATGTTCCAGGAAGCGCGTTTGCTGCCGTGGAAAAAAGTCATCGACAACGTCGGCCTCGGGCTCGGCGGCGACTGGCGGCCCAAAGCCCTGGAAGCACTGGAATCGGTTGGCCTGGCGGACCGCGCCAATGAGTGGCCAGCGGCGCTGTCCGGTGGCCAGAAGCAACGCGTGGCGCTGGCCCGCGCGCTGATCCACCAACCGCGTTTGTTGCTGCTGGACGAACCGCTGGGCGCCCTCGATGCGCTGACCCGAATCGAGATGCAGCAACTGATCGAACGGCTCTGGCAAAAACACGGCTTTACCGTGTTGCTGGTGACTCACGACGTCAGCGAAGCGGTGGCGATTGCCGACCGGGTGATCCTGATCGAGGACGGCGAAGTCGGCCTCGACCTTCACGTCGAACTGCCACGCCCGCGTGTGCGCGGCTCGCATCGGCTGGCGGCGCTGGAAACCGAAGTACTCAACCGCGTGTTGTCGCTCCCCGGCGAGCCACCGGAACCGGAACCCGTTTCACCATTGCCCACGCAATTGCGTTGGGCGCAATAGAGGCAGCGGCAAGTTGCAAGCTTCAAGCGGCAAGAGGAAGCAGGGTGCTTTTTCTTGCGACTTGTAGCTTGCCGCTTGCAGCTCATTTCGACCCGAGGAGAAATCGCATGACTATCAAAGCCATCAACGTTCGTAACCAGTTCAAAGGCTCGATCAAGGAAATCGTCCTGGGTGACGTGTTGTCGGAAATCGACGTGCAAACCGCGTCCGGCATCGTCACTTCGGTGATCACCACGCGTTCGGTGAAAGAGCTGGAACTGGTGGTCGGCAGCGAAGTAATCGCCTTCGTCAAATCCACCGAAGTGTCGATCGCCAAGTTGTAAGCAGCGGCGAGCGTCTGCCTTTGATCGTTCCTACGCTCCGCATGGGAACGATCAGCTCAGGCCGACAATGTGCGCTTGGGCAGGTACGGCGGCAGATACAGTCCCAGATAGGCATCAAATACCCGCATGCCTTCTTCGGCCATGCGCGGGGTTATTTGCCCGTGCTGCTGCACTGAGCGCGCGTAAACGCGGTCGCCCAATTCCATCGCCAACGCAAACACGTCGACATCGCTCGGCAGGCGCGGCAATTCAAAGTGATGGTCGAACAACTTGTGCATCAGGTCGCCGAGTTCGATGTCGTGCTGGCGGTCGGCCTGGGTGACTTCGGTCAAGCCGTGTTGCGCGAGGATCAGTTGGCGCGCGGCGGCGTCTTCGCCGTAGATGTCGAGCATGCGTTGCTCGACCAATTGCGAGAGGTCGCGCCAACCGTTTAGCTCATCGTGATTGATCGGCGCTTGCAGGCAGGCGCGGAATGCGCCGTGGACGTCGGCGGTCAGCGCTTCGAGCAGCGCCGGGACGCTGGCGAAGAAGTGATAGACGGAGGAGGGCGGGATCTCCGCGCGCTCGGCGACGCTGTAGATCGACAGGCTGGCCACGCCCTCGGCGGCCAGCAGCGTGCGGGCGGCATCGAGGATCGAATCGATCCGCGCCTGGCTGCGTGCGCGGGGTTTGCGAATAGGGGCGGGGCGCGTCATTGAAGTCCTCCTGCGGGGCTGCGGGCATTGTACGAGCAGGCAACTTTGTTGTCTGCCCGGACACCATCGCGAGCAAGCTCGCTCCCACAGGGGATAATTTGCGAACACCAAACTCCTGTTCCCTGAAGAGCAACTGTGGGAGCGAGCTTGCTCGCGATCCGCCGCAGGCGGCCATAAAAAAACGCCGCAGGCTTCAGCAGCCGGCGGCGTTTTTTTTCTGCAACCGCTTAAACGGTATGCAGGTACCAGTTGTACTCAAGGTCGGAGATGGAGTGTTCGAACTCCTCCAGCTCACTTTCCTTGCAGGCGACGAAGATATCGATGTACTTCGGATCGATGTACTTGGCCATCACCTCGCTGTCGTCCAACTCGCGCAATGCGTCGCGCAGGTTGTTCGGCAGGCTTTGCTCATTCTGCTCGTAGCTGTTGCCTTCAACCGGTGCGCCCGGCTCGATCTTGTTGGTCAGGCCGTGATGCACGCCCGCCAGAACCGAAGCCATCAGCAGATACGGGTTGGCGTCGGCACCGGCTACGCGGTGTTCGATGCGTACGGCATCGGACGAACCGGTCGGCACGCGAATCGCCACAGTCCGGTTGTCCAGGCCCCAGCACGGTGAGTTCGGCACGTAGAACTGTGCGCCGAAACGACGGTACGAGTTGACGTTCGGGCAGAGGAAAGCCATCTGCGCCGGCAGGGTCTCGAGCACACCGCCGATCGCGTGACGCAGTGCGGCGTTCTGCTCGGGATCCTCGCTGGCAAAAATATTCTTGCCGTCACGGTCGAGAATCGAGATGTGGACGTGCAAACCGTTACCTGCCTGGCCCGGGTAAGGCTTGGCCATGAAGGTGGTGTCCATTTCATGGTCGTAGGCGATGTTCTTGATCAGACGCTTGAGCAGTACCGCGTAGTCGCATGCCTTGATCGGGTCGGCGACGTGGTGCAGGTTCACTTCGAACTGCGCCGGGGCACTTTCCTTGACGATGGCGTCGGCCGGGATGCCTTGCTCTTTCGCACCTTCCAGAATGTCCTGGAGGCAGTCGACGTATTCGTCGAGGTCGTCGATCAGGTAGACCTGTGTCGAATGCGGGCGTTTGCCGGAGATCGGCGAGCGCGGCGGTTGCGGGCGGCCGTTCACGTTCTCCTGGTCGATCAGGTAGAACTCAAGTTCGAATGCGGCGCAGATGGTCAGGCCCATCTCGTCAAACTTGGTAACAACTTGGCGCAGGACTTCACGGGGATCCGCGAAGAAGGGTTCACCTTCGAGTTCGTGCATGGT
The window above is part of the Pseudomonas prosekii genome. Proteins encoded here:
- a CDS encoding TOBE domain-containing protein, with the translated sequence MTIKAINVRNQFKGSIKEIVLGDVLSEIDVQTASGIVTSVITTRSVKELELVVGSEVIAFVKSTEVSIAKL
- the ssuC gene encoding aliphatic sulfonate ABC transporter permease SsuC, whose amino-acid sequence is MKRIIHNLAPWALPVLLLAVWQLSVSAGWLSTRILPAPIAVIEAGVSLVRSGEIWTHLAISGWRAALGFTIGGSIGLVLGFITGLSKWGERLLDSSVQMVRNVPHLALIPLVILWFGIDESAKIFLVALGTLFPIYLNTYHGIRNVDPALVEMARSYGLSGFSLFRQVILPGALPSILVGVRFALGFMWLTLIVAETISASSGIGYLAMNAREFLQTDVVVLAILLYAVLGKLADLAARGLERVWLRWHPAYQVAKGGAA
- a CDS encoding glutamine synthetase family protein, producing the protein MSVPPRAVQLNEANAFLKEHPEVLYVDLLIADMNGVVRGKRIERTSLHKVYEKGINLPASLFALDINGSTVESTGLGLDIGDADRICYPIPDTLCNEPWQKRPTAQLLMTMHELEGEPFFADPREVLRQVVTKFDEMGLTICAAFELEFYLIDQENVNGRPQPPRSPISGKRPHSTQVYLIDDLDEYVDCLQDILEGAKEQGIPADAIVKESAPAQFEVNLHHVADPIKACDYAVLLKRLIKNIAYDHEMDTTFMAKPYPGQAGNGLHVHISILDRDGKNIFASEDPEQNAALRHAIGGVLETLPAQMAFLCPNVNSYRRFGAQFYVPNSPCWGLDNRTVAIRVPTGSSDAVRIEHRVAGADANPYLLMASVLAGVHHGLTNKIEPGAPVEGNSYEQNEQSLPNNLRDALRELDDSEVMAKYIDPKYIDIFVACKESELEEFEHSISDLEYNWYLHTV
- a CDS encoding TetR/AcrR family transcriptional regulator, with protein sequence MTRPAPIRKPRARSQARIDSILDAARTLLAAEGVASLSIYSVAERAEIPPSSVYHFFASVPALLEALTADVHGAFRACLQAPINHDELNGWRDLSQLVEQRMLDIYGEDAAARQLILAQHGLTEVTQADRQHDIELGDLMHKLFDHHFELPRLPSDVDVFALAMELGDRVYARSVQQHGQITPRMAEEGMRVFDAYLGLYLPPYLPKRTLSA
- a CDS encoding sulfonate ABC transporter substrate-binding protein — encoded protein: MRTVILRRGLVALFAAAVTFGAITQAQALSSHEGVLRIGYQKYGTLVLLKAKGTLEKRLAAQGVDVQWTEFPGGPQLLEGLNVGSIDFGVTGETPPVFAQAAGADLLYVAYEPPAPHSEAILVPKDSPIKSVADLKGKKVALNKGSNVHYLLVRALEDAGLKYTDIQTVFLPPADARAAFERGSVDAWVIWDPYQAAAEQQLQAHTLRDGQGIVDNHQFYLATKPYAQKNPEVIKTLIEEVRAVGEWSKANPEDVTKQVSPLLGLPADITLTSVKRQGYGALFLTPEVVAAQQKIADSFYQLKLIPKPLSIKDVIWTPPAAVAKAQ
- the ssuB gene encoding aliphatic sulfonates ABC transporter ATP-binding protein encodes the protein MTAQHTAQHTAQQPPRLLRGIPLVVRKLQKTFGARQVLREIDLHIPAGQFVAVVGRSGCGKSTLLRLLAGLDKPTGGELLAGSAPLSEAREDTRLMFQEARLLPWKKVIDNVGLGLGGDWRPKALEALESVGLADRANEWPAALSGGQKQRVALARALIHQPRLLLLDEPLGALDALTRIEMQQLIERLWQKHGFTVLLVTHDVSEAVAIADRVILIEDGEVGLDLHVELPRPRVRGSHRLAALETEVLNRVLSLPGEPPEPEPVSPLPTQLRWAQ
- the ssuE gene encoding NADPH-dependent FMN reductase, producing MLVVSLGGSPSQRSRSGVLLERSQRWLQERGVEVVSYQVRDFPAEDLLHARFDSPKVIDLLQQIANADGLLIATPVYKASFSGALKTVLDLLPERALDHKVVLPMATGGSIAHMLAVDYALKPVLSALKAQEMLHGIFAVDSQIAYAEGSAQAQLAPELEQRLDESLELFLSAMARRPKPIDPNLLNERLLSARWSI
- the ssuD gene encoding FMNH2-dependent alkanesulfonate monooxygenase, producing MSLNIFWFLPTHGDGHYLGTAEGARAVDHGYLQQIAQAADRLGFGGVLIPTGRSCEDSWLVAASLIPVTQRLKFLVALRPGIISPTVAARQAATLDRLSGGRALFNLVTGGDPDELAGDGLFLSHEERYQASVEFTRIWRRVLEGETVDYDGQHISVKGAKLLYPPIQQPRPPLYFGGSSEAAQDLAAEQVEMVLTWGEPPAAVAEKIAQVRAKAAKLGRTVRFGIRLHVIVRETNAEAWAAADRLISHVDDETIARAQASLSRFDSVGQQRMAALHGGSRDNLEVSPSLWAGVGLVRGGAGTALVGDGPTVAARMKEYADLGIDTFIFSGYPHLEEAYRVAELLFPHIDVQRPEQPQGANFVSPFGEMVANDILPKAASQS